One Desulfuromonas thiophila genomic window carries:
- the infC gene encoding translation initiation factor IF-3 — MAKQETNINRAIRAREVRVIDDEGEQLGILSLQDALAAAVERGLDLVEVSPTAKPPVCRIMDYGKFKYQQQKRAAEAKKKAARVELKEVKLRPKTEVHDFEVKVKNVRRFLEEGNKVKVTIMFRGREVTHPEFGRDLLKRVSEKVADIGLIEFFPSMQGRFMHMVLSPKK; from the coding sequence ATAGCTAAGCAGGAGACCAACATTAACCGCGCGATTCGGGCGCGGGAAGTCCGGGTGATCGACGATGAGGGCGAACAGCTGGGGATACTGTCCCTGCAGGATGCCTTAGCTGCCGCTGTGGAGCGCGGACTGGATCTGGTAGAGGTTTCGCCTACGGCCAAACCGCCGGTCTGTCGTATTATGGATTATGGCAAGTTCAAGTATCAGCAGCAGAAACGTGCAGCTGAGGCCAAGAAAAAGGCGGCGCGTGTCGAACTTAAGGAAGTCAAGCTGCGGCCAAAAACCGAAGTGCATGACTTCGAAGTCAAAGTAAAGAATGTACGGCGGTTCCTTGAAGAGGGCAATAAGGTCAAGGTGACGATCATGTTCCGTGGCCGTGAAGTGACCCATCCCGAGTTTGGCCGCGATCTGCTTAAGCGGGTATCCGAGAAGGTTGCGGATATTGGATTGATTGAGTTTTTCCCCAGTATGCAGGGGCGTTTCATGCATATGGTGTTGTCACCTAAAAAGTAA
- a CDS encoding AMP-dependent synthetase/ligase, with product MSTIPDLLQNSCQNHPSQIALREKRNKSWKTLSYADLWRDSDLVASGLQRLGKKKGDHAALLGPSSLRWVTTYLGILKAGLVAIPIDKELKQNELRHVLRDSDANILFTTQDYVEMALDIRTSTPDLAQIVILDSAAGPGLDIQIFNTIGDLIAEWHQLINELQIPRDKAARLEALANRTHRLLTQPQASGEEGNPVSDLFSPAASLRKEALKKGILLDYEHLLGNNLPETVELTSQDTAVILYTSGTTGRSKGAILTHANITSNIKDLIPHFQLDQRIHTLSFLPINHVFEQVCGILLPLALGGTVSFAESLKKLGENLSEVRPTFLLGVPAVYRIFLDRILKNIQSKKLSKALYAIPATRALVAKKVREVLGDGTIFVSGGAALDPVVAARFKELGILIYQGYGITETSPVLTAEQPGRMKLGTVGRPLPSVQIRIANPNEEGVGEILCKGPNIMKGYYKNEEATAEVLTDGWYHTGDMGRLDEHGFLAICGRVKNLIVTPNGKNVYPEEIENELLNSPFILEVMVYGHKVSPTAEEVHAQIYPDQEAIDQHAQQQGIYPMNQQQIEALIRGEVLEIGKQLADYKRVKKFTLREDEFPKTTTRKIKRFAVEADISTAD from the coding sequence TTGAGCACGATACCCGATTTACTACAAAACAGCTGTCAAAACCATCCCAGCCAGATTGCTTTGCGCGAAAAACGCAACAAAAGCTGGAAAACTCTCAGCTATGCCGACCTCTGGCGAGATTCCGATCTGGTTGCCAGTGGACTTCAGCGTCTCGGCAAGAAGAAAGGGGACCATGCCGCACTGCTTGGCCCTTCGTCACTGCGCTGGGTGACAACCTACCTTGGCATCCTCAAGGCTGGTCTGGTGGCCATCCCCATTGACAAGGAACTCAAACAGAACGAATTACGCCATGTCCTGCGTGACAGCGATGCCAACATTCTATTTACCACCCAGGACTATGTCGAAATGGCTCTCGACATCCGCACCAGCACTCCCGATCTGGCTCAGATCGTTATCCTTGATTCCGCCGCCGGTCCAGGTCTGGATATCCAGATCTTCAATACCATTGGCGACCTGATCGCCGAATGGCACCAGTTGATCAATGAATTACAGATTCCTCGCGACAAAGCCGCGCGGCTGGAGGCTCTGGCCAACCGCACCCACAGGCTGCTGACTCAACCACAGGCCAGCGGTGAAGAGGGCAATCCGGTATCCGATCTGTTTTCACCGGCGGCAAGCCTGCGCAAAGAGGCTTTAAAAAAAGGGATCCTGCTCGACTACGAACATCTGCTGGGCAACAACCTGCCCGAAACGGTCGAATTGACCTCACAGGACACTGCGGTCATTCTTTACACCTCCGGCACCACCGGCCGCTCCAAGGGCGCCATCCTGACACATGCCAACATCACCTCGAACATCAAGGATCTGATACCCCACTTTCAACTTGATCAGCGCATCCACACCCTGTCATTTCTGCCCATCAACCACGTATTTGAGCAGGTCTGCGGAATCCTCTTGCCCCTGGCTCTGGGCGGCACCGTTTCCTTTGCCGAATCGCTCAAAAAACTGGGCGAAAATCTTTCAGAGGTCCGCCCGACCTTTCTTCTGGGAGTTCCGGCCGTCTATCGTATTTTTCTTGATCGCATCCTCAAGAACATCCAGTCGAAAAAACTCAGCAAGGCCCTCTACGCGATTCCGGCCACACGTGCCCTGGTGGCCAAAAAGGTCCGTGAGGTGCTGGGCGACGGCACTATTTTTGTCAGTGGCGGCGCCGCCCTTGATCCCGTCGTAGCGGCCCGATTCAAGGAACTCGGCATCCTGATTTACCAAGGCTACGGCATCACCGAAACCTCTCCTGTTCTTACAGCCGAACAGCCCGGCCGCATGAAACTGGGAACCGTCGGACGGCCATTACCTTCCGTGCAGATCCGCATCGCCAACCCCAACGAGGAGGGTGTCGGCGAAATCCTGTGCAAAGGGCCTAATATCATGAAGGGGTATTATAAAAATGAAGAGGCCACAGCGGAGGTGCTGACTGATGGCTGGTATCATACCGGTGACATGGGGCGGCTTGATGAGCACGGCTTTCTTGCCATTTGTGGCCGGGTCAAGAACCTGATCGTTACTCCCAACGGTAAAAACGTCTATCCCGAAGAAATCGAGAACGAACTGCTCAACAGCCCGTTCATTCTCGAAGTCATGGTCTACGGCCACAAGGTCAGTCCAACAGCCGAAGAGGTCCACGCCCAGATCTATCCGGATCAGGAAGCCATTGATCAGCACGCCCAGCAACAGGGCATCTATCCGATGAATCAGCAGCAAATTGAGGCCCTGATTCGTGGCGAAGTGCTGGAGATCGGCAAACAACTGGCCGATTACAAACGAGTCAAGAAATTCACCCTGCGCGAAGATGAGTTTCCCAAGACCACAACGCGCAAGATCAAGCGCTTTGCTGTTGAAGCCGACATCAGCACAGCCGATTAG
- the thrS gene encoding threonine--tRNA ligase, protein MEKPIEIRLPDDSSRTVPAGTSIAEVAAGLGAGLARNAVAARLDGELSDLSRVLQRDARLELVLLSSAEGLDVYRHTTAHLMAHAVKDLFGDQVQVTIGPSIDNGFYYDFYSESHRFVPEDFERIERRMEELVKADLPIERIEMSRDEAIALFRSLGEHFKVELIEDLDVPMVSLYRQGTFVDLCRGPHLPSTGRIKAFKLTSLAGAYWRGDEKRPMLQRIYATAFPDKKELKAYLVRLEEARKRDHRKLGKELDLFSFSEEAGAGLVIWHPKGAMLRTVLEDFERREHLRRGYDIVQGPQILRTDLWQTSGHYDNYKENMYFTEVEGQGFGIKPMNCLAHMLIYKSRKRSYRDLPVRYFELGTVHRHEKSGVLHGLTRVRGFTQDDAHILCTPEQLDGEIKGVLHFVRDVMAIFGFDYQMEISTRPQKSIGTDADWERATKALISALEDTRMPFEINEGDGAFYGPKIDIKLKDALDRHWQCATIQCDFTLPERFDLSYTGPDGEKHRPVMVHRVILGSIERFIGILIEHFSGNFPLWISPVQAVVMNVTDDQCAYAREVAETLRAAGIRVQLDVRNEKLGFKIREAQLQKIPYMLVIGDKEVQSGTVAPRFRSGENLEPMSATEFCAFVAQECSNYR, encoded by the coding sequence ATGGAAAAACCGATAGAAATTCGTTTGCCTGATGACAGCAGCAGAACCGTGCCTGCTGGTACGAGCATTGCTGAAGTGGCAGCAGGTCTTGGTGCCGGCTTGGCGCGCAATGCGGTGGCCGCCCGCCTTGATGGTGAGCTCAGTGACCTGAGCCGGGTGCTGCAACGGGATGCCCGGCTGGAACTGGTGCTGCTTTCTTCTGCCGAGGGGCTCGATGTCTACCGTCATACCACGGCGCATCTGATGGCCCATGCCGTCAAGGATCTGTTTGGCGATCAGGTTCAGGTGACCATTGGACCGTCTATCGACAATGGTTTTTATTATGATTTCTACAGCGAAAGCCACCGCTTTGTGCCTGAGGATTTCGAACGCATTGAGCGGCGGATGGAAGAACTGGTCAAGGCCGACCTGCCAATCGAGCGCATCGAGATGTCGCGCGATGAGGCCATCGCCTTGTTTCGTTCGCTCGGAGAGCACTTTAAGGTTGAGCTGATCGAAGATCTTGATGTGCCGATGGTGTCGCTGTATCGACAGGGTACCTTTGTCGATCTGTGTCGTGGCCCGCATTTGCCGTCAACGGGACGCATCAAGGCGTTCAAGTTGACCAGCCTGGCCGGCGCCTACTGGCGGGGTGATGAAAAGCGGCCCATGCTGCAGCGGATTTATGCCACGGCTTTTCCGGATAAGAAGGAGCTGAAGGCTTATCTGGTTCGACTTGAAGAGGCGCGTAAGCGCGATCATCGTAAGTTGGGTAAGGAACTCGACCTGTTTTCGTTCAGCGAAGAGGCGGGGGCGGGCCTGGTGATCTGGCATCCGAAGGGTGCCATGCTGCGGACGGTGCTGGAGGATTTCGAACGACGCGAGCACCTGCGTCGGGGTTATGATATTGTGCAGGGGCCGCAGATTTTGCGCACTGACTTGTGGCAGACTTCCGGGCATTACGATAACTACAAAGAAAACATGTATTTCACGGAGGTTGAAGGACAGGGGTTTGGCATTAAGCCGATGAACTGTCTGGCGCACATGCTGATTTATAAAAGCCGGAAGCGTTCTTATCGTGATCTTCCTGTGCGTTATTTTGAATTGGGTACAGTGCATCGTCACGAAAAATCCGGTGTGCTGCACGGGTTAACACGCGTGCGGGGATTTACGCAGGATGATGCGCACATTCTCTGTACTCCTGAGCAGCTTGATGGCGAAATCAAGGGCGTGCTTCATTTTGTTCGCGATGTTATGGCGATATTCGGTTTTGATTACCAGATGGAGATCTCGACCCGGCCGCAAAAGTCGATAGGCACCGACGCCGATTGGGAGCGTGCCACCAAGGCATTGATTTCGGCGTTGGAAGATACCCGGATGCCTTTCGAAATCAACGAGGGGGATGGCGCGTTCTATGGTCCCAAGATTGATATCAAGCTTAAGGACGCGCTTGACAGACATTGGCAGTGTGCTACAATCCAATGCGATTTTACCCTGCCTGAGCGCTTCGACCTGAGTTACACCGGACCGGACGGGGAAAAACATCGGCCGGTTATGGTGCATCGCGTTATCCTCGGCTCCATAGAGCGGTTTATCGGCATTTTGATTGAACACTTCTCCGGCAATTTCCCCTTGTGGATTTCACCGGTCCAGGCCGTTGTCATGAATGTGACGGACGACCAGTGTGCCTATGCTCGTGAGGTGGCTGAAACCCTCCGTGCAGCCGGTATTCGTGTGCAGTTGGATGTCCGCAATGAAAAACTGGGCTTCAAGATTCGTGAAGCTCAGTTGCAGAAGATCCCCTACATGCTGGTGATCGGCGACAAGGAAGTGCAGAGTGGTACGGTTGCACCGCGCTTCCGTAGTGGCGAGAATCTTGAACCGATGAGCGCAACTGAGTTCTGCGCTTTTGTTGCCCAAGAGTGCAGTAATTACCGTTAG
- the rplT gene encoding 50S ribosomal protein L20, producing the protein MPRVKRGFKARRRRNKVLNLAKGYRGARSKLFRSATEAVDRGLNYAFRDRRVRKRDFRALWIARINAAARLDGLSYSRLVHGLKVAGVALDRKVLAQIAVSDPVGFSAIVDRAKANAQ; encoded by the coding sequence ATGCCGAGAGTAAAAAGAGGATTCAAAGCGAGACGTCGGCGGAACAAGGTTCTTAACCTTGCTAAGGGTTACCGCGGTGCCCGCAGCAAGTTGTTCCGCAGTGCCACCGAGGCCGTCGATCGCGGCCTGAACTACGCATTCCGGGATCGCCGGGTTCGCAAGCGTGATTTTCGCGCTCTGTGGATTGCGCGGATCAATGCTGCCGCCCGCCTGGACGGTTTGAGCTACAGCCGCTTGGTGCATGGTCTCAAGGTTGCCGGTGTCGCGCTCGACCGTAAGGTTCTGGCGCAGATCGCAGTCAGCGATCCCGTTGGATTCAGTGCCATCGTGGACCGGGCCAAGGCCAACGCGCAGTAG
- the pheS gene encoding phenylalanine--tRNA ligase subunit alpha gives MQTQARQAFDAAGDEAQLQAIRVQYLGKKGALTAIMKGMGSLTAEERPVVGALANQVKDALEDLCEQRLLELRQQALTQRLQREKIDVSLPGRRHRCGTKHPVTLVTEQLVEIFSSLGFAVAQGPEVEKDFYNFEALNIPKDHPARDMQDTFYITADEVLRTHTSPVQIRSMLAQRPPLRIIAPGTVYRRDSDLTHSPMFHQIEGFLVDEGITFADLKGVLTAFITAFFGDQVGVRFRPSFFPFTEPSAEVDVACVICRGSGCRVCKQSGWLEILGSGMIDPAVFAAVDYDASRYSGFAFGMGLERLAMLKYGVNDLRLFYENDIRFLRQFVC, from the coding sequence ATGCAGACCCAGGCCCGCCAGGCATTCGATGCGGCGGGGGATGAAGCTCAGCTTCAGGCTATACGGGTGCAGTATCTGGGTAAAAAGGGCGCCTTGACCGCCATCATGAAGGGCATGGGCAGCCTGACGGCTGAAGAACGACCCGTTGTCGGGGCCTTGGCCAACCAGGTCAAAGACGCTCTGGAAGATCTCTGTGAGCAACGCTTGCTGGAACTACGGCAACAGGCTCTGACTCAGCGTCTGCAGCGGGAGAAGATTGATGTCAGTCTGCCGGGGCGCCGTCATCGTTGTGGGACCAAACATCCGGTTACGCTGGTGACCGAGCAACTGGTGGAGATCTTCTCGTCCTTGGGGTTCGCCGTTGCCCAGGGCCCTGAAGTGGAAAAGGATTTTTATAATTTCGAAGCGCTCAATATTCCGAAGGATCATCCTGCCCGTGATATGCAGGATACCTTTTACATTACCGCTGACGAAGTGCTGCGCACCCATACCTCGCCGGTCCAGATCAGAAGTATGCTGGCTCAGCGACCACCGTTGCGGATCATTGCCCCAGGCACGGTCTACCGGCGCGATTCCGATCTGACCCACAGCCCGATGTTTCATCAGATTGAAGGCTTTCTCGTCGATGAAGGGATTACCTTCGCCGATCTTAAGGGTGTTCTGACGGCTTTTATCACAGCGTTTTTTGGCGATCAGGTGGGGGTTCGTTTTCGGCCCTCCTTTTTCCCGTTTACCGAACCCAGTGCCGAGGTTGATGTTGCCTGTGTCATTTGTCGCGGCAGTGGTTGCCGTGTCTGCAAACAGTCGGGCTGGCTGGAAATTCTTGGTAGCGGCATGATTGATCCGGCCGTGTTCGCTGCGGTGGATTATGACGCCTCCCGTTACAGTGGTTTTGCTTTTGGTATGGGCCTGGAACGTCTGGCGATGCTGAAATATGGCGTTAACGATCTGCGACTGTTCTATGAAAACGATATCCGTTTCTTGCGCCAGTTCGTCTGTTGA
- a CDS encoding methyl-accepting chemotaxis protein encodes MAKKSGTFLTVRQITRRNLISMGLLVLLLIGVNLVTYHFLTGQARRQAQISLERLDAVEQMLGQLGRLQVVEREMALAALQRDTVRVDERGALLTGQLQLVADQLDALTALVLPPMQTQGLAEHWLRRLQQLLRLERPDYNRYQNERLVELLTDIFTSLEATLEETAQDLGQGARPEELAGQFAAYTQDVREFMGNLEQLRTNLVRTLQLQQRLTKQNRIYYLGVSLVVFLFGLVVLTVVRWNRRLVASTQLLRQGIDRIQRADFTEMQLQPKDEIAAAALHFQQSIGQYKDAILADAERETTQEHLIGFLEVVSEAADGDLTLKAPVTADAFGSVADAYNLMVESLAELLKETRRNAQDVGVQSRNLIQIFQEMEMGGETQSRQVEQATQAVQRSATAAQDISDKAELAQNVASLVDQATTGGHRLVNDNIEGMQLIRVTVQVINKKMKSLSERLLEIGTIAQLISEIATRTTILAMNASIEASRAGEQGRGFLVISDEIKRLADKSAEATKQINGIIKSIQTEAGEVTASLDEETRTVELQTRLAQDTGEAFHAIQEATGQSRQVVNEISQLSRQQLEMNRNVEQAMRKVAEISELTLRQVRDSAAITTGLTEQSGELLASIETFRLPEDADTSSL; translated from the coding sequence ATGGCGAAAAAGTCAGGAACCTTCTTAACTGTCCGGCAGATCACCCGCCGTAACCTGATTTCCATGGGGTTGTTGGTGCTGCTGTTGATCGGCGTGAATCTGGTCACCTATCATTTTTTGACTGGACAGGCCAGGCGTCAGGCCCAGATCAGCCTGGAACGGCTTGATGCGGTTGAACAGATGCTGGGGCAGCTCGGTCGTCTGCAGGTGGTGGAGCGCGAAATGGCGCTGGCGGCGCTGCAGCGGGACACCGTTCGGGTGGATGAACGTGGAGCACTGTTGACCGGCCAGCTACAGTTGGTCGCTGATCAGCTTGATGCCCTTACTGCTCTGGTGTTGCCGCCAATGCAGACCCAAGGGTTGGCCGAACACTGGCTTCGTCGTTTACAACAGCTGCTGCGCCTGGAGCGCCCCGACTATAACCGTTACCAGAACGAACGGCTGGTGGAACTGCTGACGGATATTTTCACTTCCCTTGAAGCCACGCTAGAGGAGACAGCCCAAGACCTGGGGCAGGGAGCGCGGCCTGAGGAGCTGGCTGGGCAATTTGCCGCCTATACGCAGGATGTGCGTGAGTTTATGGGCAATCTTGAACAGCTCAGGACAAATTTGGTTCGCACCCTGCAGCTCCAGCAGCGTCTGACCAAGCAAAACCGGATTTACTATCTGGGTGTTTCTCTGGTGGTTTTTCTCTTTGGTCTGGTGGTTCTTACGGTTGTGCGCTGGAATCGTCGGCTGGTGGCTTCGACCCAGCTGTTGCGTCAGGGTATCGACCGCATCCAACGTGCCGATTTCACCGAAATGCAGCTACAGCCCAAGGATGAAATTGCCGCCGCCGCCCTGCATTTCCAGCAGAGTATTGGTCAGTACAAGGACGCTATTCTGGCTGATGCCGAACGGGAGACCACTCAGGAACACCTGATTGGCTTTCTGGAGGTGGTCAGCGAGGCGGCTGATGGAGACCTGACCCTGAAGGCGCCGGTGACGGCTGATGCCTTCGGTTCCGTGGCGGATGCTTATAACCTCATGGTTGAAAGTTTGGCGGAGCTGCTCAAGGAAACACGCCGCAATGCCCAGGATGTCGGGGTGCAGTCGCGTAATCTGATTCAGATCTTTCAGGAAATGGAAATGGGTGGCGAAACCCAGTCGCGCCAGGTGGAGCAGGCGACCCAGGCCGTTCAGCGTTCAGCGACGGCGGCGCAGGATATTTCCGATAAGGCTGAGCTGGCCCAGAATGTTGCCAGTCTGGTCGATCAGGCGACGACCGGGGGGCATCGTCTGGTCAACGACAATATCGAAGGTATGCAGCTGATCCGTGTCACTGTACAGGTGATTAACAAGAAGATGAAGTCGCTTTCGGAACGTTTGCTGGAGATTGGCACCATCGCTCAGCTGATCTCGGAAATTGCCACCCGAACCACCATCTTGGCTATGAATGCTTCCATCGAGGCATCGCGGGCCGGCGAGCAGGGGCGTGGCTTTCTGGTCATTTCCGATGAGATCAAACGTCTGGCGGATAAATCGGCCGAAGCCACCAAACAGATTAACGGCATCATTAAGTCGATTCAGACTGAGGCCGGTGAGGTAACGGCCTCGCTGGATGAGGAAACCCGGACGGTTGAGCTTCAGACCCGGCTGGCACAGGATACCGGGGAGGCTTTTCATGCGATTCAGGAAGCCACTGGCCAGTCCCGGCAGGTCGTCAATGAGATTTCTCAGCTGTCGCGTCAGCAATTGGAGATGAACCGTAATGTGGAGCAGGCTATGCGCAAGGTGGCAGAGATTTCCGAACTGACCCTGCGTCAGGTCAGGGATTCCGCTGCTATCACCACCGGCTTGACCGAACAGTCGGGCGAACTGCTGGCCTCGATCGAGACCTTCCGTCTGCCGGAAGATGCAGACACGTCTTCACTTTAA
- a CDS encoding c-type cytochrome: MNKALVTAMVLIAVIFLAGQAMAAADWRKGKKLHRDVCMQCHKSRGAADRLQLNARTKAQWSEFFQSGPTSAHQPVWQKLSTEQLGDLEFYFQKYAKDDKQLLGCG, encoded by the coding sequence ATGAACAAGGCACTGGTAACCGCAATGGTTCTGATCGCTGTAATTTTTCTTGCGGGACAGGCAATGGCAGCTGCCGACTGGCGCAAGGGCAAGAAACTGCACCGCGATGTTTGTATGCAATGTCACAAGAGCCGTGGTGCGGCAGACCGGCTGCAACTCAATGCGCGGACCAAGGCGCAGTGGTCGGAGTTCTTTCAGTCCGGCCCCACGTCGGCCCATCAGCCGGTCTGGCAGAAACTCAGCACCGAGCAACTGGGTGATCTGGAATTTTATTTTCAGAAATATGCCAAGGATGACAAGCAACTGCTGGGTTGCGGGTAG
- the rpmI gene encoding 50S ribosomal protein L35, with amino-acid sequence MPKIKTNRGAAKRFRKTGTGKVRRNKAFTSHILTKKTTKRKRDLRQVTLVSAADHRNICAMVPYL; translated from the coding sequence ATGCCGAAAATCAAGACCAATCGTGGAGCTGCCAAGCGTTTCCGCAAGACAGGAACCGGCAAGGTTCGCCGTAACAAGGCTTTCACCAGCCATATCCTGACCAAGAAAACCACCAAGCGTAAGCGTGACCTGCGCCAGGTAACGCTTGTTTCTGCCGCCGATCATCGCAACATCTGTGCGATGGTTCCTTATCTGTAA
- the pheT gene encoding phenylalanine--tRNA ligase subunit beta, which produces MIVTYNWLKEYVDFSLSPEELSHRLTMAGLEVDAMDHLGAGLDSVIVARLETVEPHPQADRLTCCQVNTGSEVIPVVCGATNHRAGDLVALATVGSVLPGDFKIKKSKIRGYESRGMLCSETELGLARESAGILILPPDLPLGEPLFSALQLKDVRYEIGLTPNRADCLSVVGIAREVAAIAGSRLRLPQPAAVPETSDGIADLARVDIDQPDMCPRYMARLIRSVTIGPSPQWLVRRLETLGLRSINNVVDVTNYVLMELGHPLHAFDFNRLRGGRIQVRAAQEGDRFTTLDGQERLLQSGDAVICDAVGPVALAGIMGGENSEINDQTRDVLLESAYFDSLTIRRTSKRLGIHSESSHRFERGADIAMVPLALERAAVLIQQLAGGELVRGTLDSYVRPLLPRTLQLRRQAANGLLGLDLSLTRMAALLESIGLACRELPDERLEVVVPTGRHDLEREVDLVEEIARLHGYDEIPVTLPVSRILLQKPDARQQLIGRVRDQLVAQGASELINYSFVSPTLWDRLQLADDDLRRQNVRILNPLTEEQSVMRTSLVPSMLETLARNLSYRNTDLTLFELRPVFRVSDQDLPQEGLRLCLALTGRRMPEGWAQTDQMVDFFDLKGLIEGLAQALNLGSVSFVAGSGEPFLHPGKSCCLWSGGLQPRQLGVLGELHPVVQDCFELPQPVFIADLDVEALVALGSAPVCFTPISRYPDVTRDSAFLVDAEVPAQALLDVVQQMRLVDLDEVVLFDLYTGSGVPEGKKSLAIRARYRSREKTLTDEEISQMHGRLVKEVLKKLPAQLR; this is translated from the coding sequence ATGATCGTTACCTACAACTGGTTGAAGGAATACGTCGATTTCTCTTTGTCTCCCGAAGAGTTGTCGCATCGCCTGACCATGGCAGGGCTTGAGGTTGATGCCATGGATCATCTCGGAGCTGGGCTGGATTCGGTTATTGTTGCCCGGCTGGAAACCGTCGAGCCGCACCCGCAGGCGGATCGATTGACCTGCTGCCAGGTCAATACCGGCAGCGAGGTTATTCCCGTGGTTTGTGGTGCAACCAACCATCGGGCGGGTGATCTGGTGGCTTTGGCTACGGTCGGGTCGGTGTTGCCCGGTGATTTTAAGATTAAAAAATCAAAGATTCGTGGCTATGAATCACGTGGCATGCTCTGTTCGGAAACCGAACTGGGTCTGGCCCGTGAATCTGCCGGGATTCTGATTTTGCCGCCGGATCTGCCTTTGGGTGAGCCACTGTTCTCTGCTCTGCAGCTGAAGGATGTCCGCTACGAAATTGGCCTGACGCCAAATCGGGCCGACTGCCTCAGTGTTGTTGGCATCGCCCGTGAGGTTGCTGCCATTGCCGGCAGTCGGCTGCGGCTGCCTCAGCCGGCGGCTGTTCCTGAGACATCTGATGGTATTGCCGACCTAGCCCGGGTGGATATTGACCAGCCGGATATGTGCCCAAGGTACATGGCCCGTTTGATCCGCAGTGTTACCATTGGCCCCTCGCCCCAGTGGCTGGTGCGGCGGCTCGAAACCCTGGGACTGCGTTCGATCAACAATGTCGTTGATGTGACCAACTATGTTTTGATGGAGCTTGGCCATCCTCTGCACGCCTTTGATTTCAATCGCCTGCGTGGCGGCCGCATTCAGGTGCGGGCTGCCCAAGAAGGTGATCGCTTCACCACCCTGGACGGCCAGGAGCGTCTGCTGCAGTCCGGCGATGCGGTGATCTGTGATGCCGTCGGCCCTGTGGCTCTGGCCGGCATCATGGGGGGAGAAAATTCGGAGATCAACGATCAGACCCGCGATGTGCTGCTGGAGAGCGCTTATTTTGATTCGTTGACCATTCGTCGCACGAGCAAGCGCCTGGGTATTCATTCAGAATCATCGCACCGTTTTGAGCGTGGTGCTGATATCGCCATGGTTCCCCTGGCTCTCGAACGTGCCGCAGTGTTGATTCAGCAGTTGGCCGGTGGTGAGCTGGTGCGGGGCACCCTTGATAGCTATGTTCGCCCCCTGCTGCCTCGCACACTGCAATTGCGCCGTCAGGCGGCCAACGGCTTGCTTGGGCTTGACCTGTCGCTGACGCGCATGGCTGCGCTGCTTGAGTCCATCGGGCTTGCCTGTCGCGAGCTGCCGGATGAGCGTCTGGAGGTGGTGGTGCCGACGGGACGACATGATCTGGAGCGCGAAGTTGATCTGGTTGAGGAGATTGCCCGTCTGCATGGTTACGATGAGATTCCGGTTACCTTGCCGGTGAGCCGGATTCTGTTGCAGAAACCCGATGCCCGCCAACAGCTGATCGGTCGTGTACGTGATCAGCTGGTTGCACAGGGGGCCAGTGAGCTGATCAATTATTCTTTCGTTTCGCCGACTCTGTGGGATCGGCTGCAACTGGCTGATGATGATCTCCGCCGCCAGAACGTGCGGATTCTCAATCCGTTGACGGAAGAACAGTCCGTCATGCGGACCAGCCTGGTTCCCAGTATGCTGGAAACCCTGGCGCGCAATCTGTCCTATCGCAACACCGATCTGACCCTGTTTGAGCTGCGACCTGTATTCAGGGTGTCGGATCAGGATCTGCCACAGGAGGGTCTGCGTCTGTGTTTAGCCTTGACCGGGCGGCGGATGCCCGAAGGCTGGGCGCAGACGGATCAGATGGTCGATTTCTTCGATCTCAAGGGACTCATCGAGGGGCTGGCTCAGGCTCTTAATCTCGGTTCGGTGTCTTTTGTTGCTGGCAGCGGCGAGCCTTTCTTGCATCCGGGGAAATCCTGTTGTCTGTGGAGTGGAGGTTTACAGCCGCGCCAACTCGGCGTTCTTGGTGAGTTGCATCCTGTGGTGCAGGACTGTTTTGAGTTGCCTCAGCCGGTTTTTATTGCTGATCTTGATGTTGAGGCTCTGGTGGCACTCGGCAGCGCGCCTGTTTGCTTTACACCGATTTCCCGTTACCCCGATGTCACCCGCGATAGCGCGTTCCTGGTCGATGCCGAGGTGCCGGCGCAGGCGCTGCTTGACGTGGTTCAGCAGATGCGTCTGGTCGACCTTGACGAGGTGGTGCTGTTCGATCTCTATACCGGCAGTGGTGTTCCCGAAGGAAAGAAGAGCCTCGCGATCCGCGCCCGTTACCGTTCGCGTGAAAAAACGTTGACGGACGAGGAGATCAGCCAGATGCACGGCAGGCTTGTCAAAGAGGTTCTTAAAAAACTTCCGGCCCAGTTGAGATAG